From Coccinella septempunctata chromosome 4, icCocSept1.1, whole genome shotgun sequence, a single genomic window includes:
- the LOC123310859 gene encoding transmembrane protein 98-like — MFELPPEYSEMIAAVAIGVLSAIFISAFVILIMICRRQQAFKHSYVDGEFSRPEVMLISDKSEVEINDIDLSKSMDEILEDEQWVGDATGLIPHCLSILKSCRYLTERLATLAMDTTHSKSGLNLIVENAKKISSRVDDMVQSMYPPLDPRLLEARAAALALAVSHLVLVARYECEDKKRNFSWIDHSLLEINQNLSVLRSAATLPEANNQQVMPC, encoded by the exons ATGTTCGAGTTACCACCAGAATATTCTGAAATGATTGCTGCTGTTGCGATTGGAGTCTTATCTGCAATTTTCATTAGTGCATTcgtcatattaattatgatatGTAGAAGGCAACAAGCTTTTAAGCATTCGTATGTagacggagaattttcaag gcCGGAAGTAATGCTTATTTCTGACAAGTCAGAAGTTGAAATCAATGACATAGATTTATCAAAAAGTATGGATGAAATTCTTGAAGATGAGCAGTGGGTAGGAGATGCAACTGGGCTGATACCTCATTGCTTGTCGATTTTGAAGAGTTGCAGATATTTGACTGAGAGATTGGCTACTTTAGCTATGGACACAACACACTCAAAAAGTGGATTGAATTTAATTGTTGAG AATGCTAAAAAAATTTCCAGCAGAGTAGATGATATGGTACAAAGTATGTATCCCCCTTTAGACCCAAGATTATTAGAGGCTAGAGCAGCAGCATTGGCTTTGGCTGTAAGCCATTTGGTTCTCGTTGCGAGATATGAATGTGAGgataaaaaaagaaatttctCATGGATTGATCATTCTTTACTTGAAATTAATCAAAATTTAAGT gTTTTGAGATCTGCAGCTACTCTACCTGAAGCTAATAATCAGCAAGTGATGCCTTGTTGA